A window from Cyanobacteria bacterium GSL.Bin1 encodes these proteins:
- a CDS encoding gamma-glutamylcyclotransferase, protein MKKVFICGSALRGQPDNKNLRGARFIKETKTAPQYRLHAVKNGWHPGIYAVETGGISIPGELYEMSDTDYEYLLSQEPPNMYPETVELEGRESAIAMLYPRQLIEEENWPDISKFGGWVAYKNAMISH, encoded by the coding sequence ATGAAGAAAGTTTTTATTTGTGGCTCCGCTTTGCGAGGACAACCGGATAACAAGAATTTGCGCGGTGCGAGGTTTATTAAAGAAACAAAAACAGCCCCTCAATATCGGCTCCATGCGGTAAAAAATGGCTGGCATCCTGGAATTTATGCGGTGGAAACAGGGGGGATTTCTATTCCGGGAGAATTGTATGAAATGAGCGATACAGATTACGAATATTTACTCTCACAAGAACCGCCGAATATGTATCCAGAAACGGTGGAATTAGAAGGAAGAGAAAGCGCGATCGCGATGCTCTATCCTCGCCAACTCATTGAGGAAGAAAACTGGCCCGATATTTCTAAATTTGGTGGCTGGGTTGCCTACAAAAATGCAATGATTAGTCATTAG
- a CDS encoding hydantoinase/carbamoylase family amidase: MKFELKQNLEINQNRFLRSIDQLAHIGALPDGGIRRIAYSDEDISAREQVKQWMQEAGMTLRVDTAGNIIGRYPGKMTDAPALATGSHIDTVPRGGRYDGSYGVLAGIEMVRVLHENEIQLNHSLEVIVFTDEEGSMIGSKAISGSVVADPATYRRDDGTDIYTCLERVGGRWEKIQQARRTAQDLAAFVELHVEQGPVLEKAGVSIGVVKGIVGQRRFNIAVQGEANHAGTTPMNCRRDALLAAAKLTVAINEIANSGGEQVATVGRMQAYPNTVNAVPGLVEMSLDIRDLSADHLDYLLEQVRDRAAKIAAETDTQIGMQPALNVIPAAAQSHIQSAISKACDELALNHTHLLSRASHDAQEMAKVTDMGMIFVPSEAGLSHNAEEYTSPEDCVRGANVLLRTMMELDRHYGVSGKAVSKQKETVQSSKQVKTSADQ; this comes from the coding sequence ATGAAATTTGAATTAAAGCAAAACTTAGAAATCAATCAAAATCGTTTTTTACGCAGTATTGACCAACTCGCTCACATTGGTGCGCTTCCCGATGGTGGGATTCGACGCATTGCCTACAGCGATGAAGATATTAGCGCTCGCGAACAGGTCAAACAGTGGATGCAAGAAGCCGGAATGACTCTCCGGGTGGATACGGCTGGTAATATTATTGGTCGCTATCCCGGTAAAATGACCGATGCCCCGGCTTTAGCCACCGGATCTCATATTGATACCGTTCCTCGGGGCGGACGTTATGATGGGAGCTATGGTGTCCTTGCCGGCATTGAAATGGTGCGGGTTCTCCACGAAAATGAAATCCAACTCAACCATTCCCTAGAAGTAATTGTCTTTACCGATGAAGAAGGGAGTATGATTGGCTCGAAAGCCATTTCCGGTAGTGTTGTTGCCGATCCGGCAACGTATCGGCGCGACGATGGAACCGATATTTATACCTGTTTAGAGCGAGTGGGGGGACGTTGGGAAAAGATTCAGCAAGCCCGACGCACCGCCCAAGATTTAGCTGCTTTTGTGGAATTGCACGTCGAACAAGGTCCGGTTTTAGAAAAAGCAGGCGTTAGTATTGGTGTCGTAAAAGGGATTGTCGGTCAACGGCGCTTTAATATTGCCGTGCAAGGGGAAGCGAACCATGCTGGAACCACCCCCATGAATTGCCGTCGAGATGCCCTGCTAGCAGCAGCAAAACTGACGGTTGCCATTAACGAAATTGCCAATTCTGGCGGGGAACAAGTGGCAACGGTGGGGCGGATGCAAGCCTATCCCAATACGGTCAACGCCGTCCCCGGGTTAGTGGAAATGAGCTTAGATATCCGGGATTTATCTGCTGACCATTTAGATTACTTATTAGAACAAGTGCGCGATCGCGCTGCAAAAATTGCTGCTGAAACCGATACTCAAATCGGGATGCAACCGGCACTGAATGTGATTCCCGCTGCGGCGCAATCTCATATCCAATCTGCCATTAGCAAAGCCTGTGACGAACTGGCTTTGAACCATACCCACCTGTTGAGTCGCGCCAGTCATGACGCGCAAGAAATGGCAAAAGTGACGGATATGGGAATGATTTTTGTCCCCAGTGAAGCGGGGTTAAGTCATAACGCTGAGGAATACACGTCTCCCGAAGACTGTGTCCGTGGGGCCAATGTCCTGCTACGAACCATGATGGAATTGGATCGTCATTATGGCGTTTCTGGAAAAGCTGTCTCGAAACAGAAAGAAACTGTTCAATCCTCGAAGCAAGTAAAGACATCCGCTGATCAATAA